TTAAATCGAGCAAGGAGCGCGATTTTATTCGGCGGAATGCGCACGGTGCCGGTCTGCTCAAAGAGCGCCTTTTGGATGGACTGGCGTATCCACCACACTGCGTAGGAAATAAATTTCACCTTGTTGTCGAGGTTGAAACGTTTTGCCGCCTTGAGCAGCCCGATGTTGCCCTCGTTGATGAGTTCGAGGAAACTGAGGCCTCTGCCGCGGTACCGCCGCGCCACACTCACGACAAAACGAAGATTGCTGGTAATGAGTTTGGTAATGGCCCCGTTGTCGTTTTTCTGAACAGAGCAGATGATGGCGCGTTCTTCCTCTTCAGAAAGAACGCGGTACCGGTTGATATCCCTGAAATAGAGTGCTTCTGTTCTTGTCGGCATAAAAATAAACCGCCCAAAAGAATAGTCGTTTTTTCCTCTTAAATTATATCATTAAAATTGGACAGATTCACTATTTAAACGATTAATATAAACCCTAAACAACAATTGATTACCATTCGTATTACCATACCCTATTATTGATAACAGGGAGTAAGATTAATCCCGGATAAAATTACTTAATTACAAGCCTAGGGCAAGATATTTTTTGACGGCTGGCTAATTACCACGATTCCGGAATCGCTCACCGTAAAACGTTTCCTGTCCTCATCCGGATCGTAGCCGATCCGCTCGCCGGGCATTATCTTTACGCCGCGGTCTATGATGGTACGCCTTATATGGGCTTTTTCGCTTATCTGAACGTCTGGAAAAATGATGCAATCCTCAACGACGGCAAAGCTATGCACGCGCACGCCACGCGACAACACCGAGCGCACTATGCGTCCACCACTGACGATGCAGCCGCCGCTCAATATCGAGTCGAGCGCCTCGCCTTTTCTTTTTTCCTCTTTTTCACCTGAAAACACGAATTTCGCCGGCGGGGATTGGCCGGGTGCCGTTCGGATGGGCCATGCCTCGTTGTAAAGGTTGATTTCCGGGACCACGTCGCGGAGCGTCATGTTCGCCTCATAATAGGCGTCAATGCTTCCGACGTCCTTCCAGTAGATATTTTGCTGCGGAGTTTCGCCCGGAATGCGGTTGTTCGAGAAATCCCAAACATAAATCGGGTAGTTGTGGAATATTTTCGGAATCACATCCTTGCCGAAATCGTGCGTTGAGCCGCTGAGCGACGCGTCGTTGAACAGCTCGCGAACCAGGAACTTCCGGTTGAAAATATAGTTGCCCATGGAGACCAGGGCCATGCGGGGGTTCCCTGGGATCGGCTTGGGCTGCTTGGGTTTTTCCTCGAACCCGATCATCCTGCCGTCAGGATCGATCTCGATAATGCCGAACGCAGAAGCCTCCTCGAGGGGCTTTGGAATCGCGGCGACGGTGGCAACGGCGCCTACGTGGCGGTGAAAATCGAGCATCTGGGAAATGTCCATTTTGTAAATGTGGTCCGCGCCGAACACCGCGATATAATCAGGATTTTCATCTTCGATGAGATTGAAATTCTGGAACACCGCATCGGCCGTGCCCATGTACCAGTTCTTTCCCGTGCGCATCTGCGCGGGAACAGGGTCGATGTACTGGCCCAACATTCGGTTGAGGTTCCATCCCGCGGTGAGGTGCTTGATGAGCGAATCCGACTTGAATTGGGTGAGCACCTTTATCTTGAATATGCCCGAATTGATGAAGTTGTTGAGCACGAAGTCTATGATGCGGTATTTGCCGCCGAAATAGACAGCGGGTTTTGCCCGTTCCTTGGTGAGCGGATGGAGCCTTGAGCCTTCGCCGCCAGCCATGATCATGCCCAGAACATTGGGATATCCGATGGACGAGCGATAATTGGACATGGGCGGCCTCTCAAGAATGAGGAGTTACTATGCTGATGTTTTCAAAATAGTTTGTATCAGAAAAAAGTGCAATACATGGAACCCGGTCTGTCGCAGGAGAAATGTTGGAAGGGGAGGCGTTAAAAAACCAGCTTGGTCAGCAGGCTCCACACCGGACTGGTGAGGGGAACAAAAATATTGCCCACACCCAGGAATATGAGAATTATTTCAACGGTAAAAATGATTGCCGTGAGCAGGAGGAAATTAGTAAGAAGAAAAATGATGCTGCCACGCACGCTTTTTTTTCTTTTGCTGACAAAAAGACGGCGGCCGAGCCGCAAGAATAATTTAGCCATAGGTTTGTCCGGCATTACTGTTTGAATTTGATCCGTTTCACGATGACCGCTATGTCGCCCGCCTCAACAGTGGTAAAGAGCCGCTCGATCACCAGCGTGCTTGATGTTTCGCCCACGTTTAAGGCGCAGGCGAACGCGCAGGGACGGTCTGGAATCGTGTTGTTTTTGGGGGCAATGGCAAACAGATCGCCAAATACGACACCGTCCTTTGAGCCCCTGTCGAGAATAAATGAATGGTACGGATAGGAATGCACGGTGTTTTCCACCAGGAGGAACACGCTGCCTTTGATGGCGACCGGTGGATCCTCGAGCGAATCAATTGCAGGAGAGGGAAATTGCGTTTCGCGATCCACCCGGTCGCCGCTTTCAATGACATCCCATAACTTGAAAAGAGTGGCATAAAAATTCTTTCCCTTTGACGAGCGTATCGCAGCCTTGGCAACTCTTCGAACAAGATTCGCCTGCCTTCCCTGATAAAGCACCATCCGGTCTGAGTGGTAGATGTCAACCGTATCGCCGACGCGGTAGGACGCCGCGCCAAAAGGCTCGATAATGACGTCGTCGAATTGCTGATACACCTCGGTCTCATATTTTCCAAGAACCTCCGCCGAAACTTTGCGTAAAGATGCATTGCCCGGAAAGACAAGCCCTTTTTCGTCTTTCTTGAACCAAAGGAAGGCTGTTTTCGCAAGAAATTCTTCGGTGAAATAATTTCTATTCTCCATTATCAGCCTGAACAGCGTATCGGACAGCATGGAACCCTCAAGAAGGGATTTTTTACCGCTAACGCCAAATCCCGACTTCTGCTCCGACTCTTCCAGCGCCTGCCTGGTTTCAGAGGAAAATTCTTCCTGACCGGAGCTTCCTCCCGAAACGGCACCTTGGCCTAAGCCCGATGCGCCGCCTCCGGAATATGGCGTTGTTTCCGCCCCGGCCGGCTGTCCGCTGCCGCCGATCACCAGGTTGTTTCCAGGATAAATGAGGTCGGGATTGGTGATATAGGGGTTCTGATGCCAGATCTGGGACCATTTAAACGGGTCGCCGAGGAACCTGAACGCGATGTCCCAGAGGCAATCGCCTTTTTTTATGATATAAGTTTGTTCGGGCGGCTGTGCCAGCGAAAATGACAGAATAAAAATAAGCGGCGGAAGGCCAAGGAGAAATTTTCTTTTCAGGGCAAAATCCTTTTTTAGATTATTTCCTTTTGGGCACAGGTTGGGCCTCAATAGTCATAATATATTTTATGCTCTCAATCAGTCAATATGATGTGTGCCAAGCAGGGAGAAAATCATGAACCACGCACCAAGCGTAAAACGCCCGAAAATACGCGAAATTGACGGTGGCGTGACTGCCGCTAGAGGGTTTTTTGCGGCCGGCCTTGCCGCAGGCATCAAGGTATCAGGAGGCCGGGACTGCGGCATTCTGGCAAGCCGTGCACCGTGCAGTGCCGCAGGGGCGTTTACCACCAATGCGGTGCGCGCGTCATCAGTGGACTGGTGCGAAAGCATCCTGCCGTCAAAAAACGTGCGTGCGGTTTTTGCCAACAGCGGGAACGCAAATGCCTGTACCGGCGCAAGGGGCAAACGAGACACGAAAAAAATAGCGACGATGGTTGGTTCATTGTTCGGCGCGCGTCCTGGGGCTGTCTGCGTGGCGTCAACCGGTGTGATCGGCCATTTTCTTCCCATGGAAAAAATCCGAAAACATCTTCCTGCGTTGCATAAGGCAGCCGAGGAATCGGCAAGGGGAGGGTCGGCGTTTGTCGACGCCATCATGACGACAGACACGAAAAAGAAGGAGGCCGCGGTGCGGGTGGAAACGGCCGCGGGATGCTATACCATCGGAGGGTGCGCAAAAGGCTCCGGCATGATTTCTCCGAACATGGCCACCATGCTCTCGTTCGTCACCACCGACGCATCCGTTGATCCCGCGCTGCTTAACGCGATCGTCAAGAGCGTTGTCGACAGGACCTACAACAACCTCACGGTGGACGGCGACACGTCCACGAACGACATGGTGCTCGTGCTGGCAAACGGGCTCTCCTGTGTTTCCATTGCTGGCGCAACCGAGGCCGGCGTGTTCAGGGGGGCGCTGTTCACGGTGTGCGATGCATTGTGCCGGAAGATCGCGGCGGACGGTGAGGGAGCAACCAAGCGTGTTGAGGTGCGGGTGTCCGGCGGAAGGACGGTCGTCGACGCGAACCGGGCGGCGAAAGCGGTCGCCAATTCCTGTCTTGTCAAGACAGCGCTGTTTGGCAACGACCCCAACTGGGGACGGATCCTGTGCGCGGTAGGGTATTCCGGCGCGGCTTTTTCATCGGACCGGCTCACCTTGTCGCTGTGCGGAAGGCGCGTGTTTGCAAAAGGCAGGCCGCTGCCATTTCCCGCCAAAAAACTCAGCGATAAAATGAAGGAAAAGGTTGTGGTGATTGACGTTGATCTGGGCAATGGAAAGGAATGCGCAGTGGTGCATACGTGCGATCTTACGTATGATTATATCAAAATCAACGCGGAATATCATACCTAAAAATCGTTGACGGTTGACGATTGACAGTTGATGGTGCTGACCGCCGGCTGCTGCCGCAGATAGCTCGCCATGAATATCCTACCCGCATTTGGTTTTTACGGAATACTTACCGATCCTGCCCGAGGATATGAATTCTGTACGAAGTTGTTCGTCGACCATGAAGTTGCTTTTGTCCAGCTTAGGATGAAGGAAAAACCAGAGAATCTCGTCCTCGAAACTGCGCGCCTTATGCGACAAATCACCGCCGGCACAAGAACCCGCCTCATCATCAACGACAATCCGTACATTGCAAAAAAGGCGGCTGCCGACGGTGTTCACATCGGACAAAACGATATGCCCTTTGACAAGGCCAGAAAAATCGTTGGAAAAGATTCGATTATCGGCATGTCAACGCATTCGGTGAAACAGATCCGGGACGCGTGCATGCTGAAGCCGGACTATGCCGGCGTCGGGCCGGTATTTGCCACGCCGACAAAAAAAATCCCTGATCCGGTCATCGGCATTGACGGCACGAGGGAAATGCTCGCGTGCGCGACCGTGCCCGCCGTCGCGATTGGAGGGATCACGCTGGATAATTTAAGCCTTGTTCTTGAGGCAGGTGCAAAAAATTTCTGCATGGTGCGGCCGATAACAACGGCGCAGGATCCGGAGAGAGTGTTAAAGGAAATCCTGAAGATATATAAGAATTTTAACGATCCAGCGAGCGGTCAGTAGTCACCGGTCAGCGGTCAGCGCTCAACAATCAGTCGTAGACTTTCAACTTGCTTATTTCTTCATGACCTCGCCCGAGCAGCATTTTGTCCTGTCAATTTTATCTAAATCGGCCACGTAGGAAATCGCCGTAAGGCCGCTTGCCGGTTTTTCCCCTTTGGTAACCGTCTTCTGCATGAAATCAATGGTGTAATAGGCGCCGTCGGTGGCTGAAAATCCGTAGGAGAACCCGTCGGTGAACCACTGCTTCGGCTCGGCGATCGCAACAGTGTTGAACACGAGGCGAAGGTTTTTATAGTCGAATACAGTGAGGCGGAACGTCTTGTCGTTGTCCCAAACGCAGTACACGCATTTGCCGACCGTGTCGGCGATCACGGACGCGCCGGGAACGGTCACCAGCTTGCCGCTGGGGAGCATGAGGAACAGCTTGCCGTCATACGAGGATGCCTTGAGGACAATGAAGCCGTCCCTGATCGGCTGGTTCGCCGGGACGATCATGCCGTACGGGCCCGCTGCGGCATTGACGTCGAACAGCACGAATTTCCTTTTGTCAAGAATGATTGCGGATATGCACGCGGTGTCCGACGGGCCGAGCGGCTTTATATTGACGATGCGGTAGGTGTGTTTTCCTGCGGTGTAGGCGTGCTCGGTGAAGGAATACTTCTTGGATTTCTTATACTGTTCAATGTCAATGGTTGATTGCGACTGCTGGGCAAGGCACGCGACTACAAACAAAATGACCATAATGAGCATGCTGACGACTTGTTTCATATGACCTCCAGGTGAATAAGATGTTAACAAAATAAATTATTGGGGAATCATTCATTGACAAGAATGCATGAGGAATGTGTTGGCATGGAAAATTCCTTTTACCTGCTCATCTCCAGCATCCTCGTCAAACTTCTCCTCGCCTTTTCCGCAATGTCAGGCGGCACCGACACCACCTGACCGGCCGCTCCCTCAAGCGCCTCAGCCACGAGCTCCAGCGACGTTTTTTTCATGTTGGGGCACAGCGCGTGCTCGGTAACGGGATAAAATTTCTTGGCCGGATTCTGCTTTTGGAGCGTGTGGATTATGCCGGTCTCCGTTGCGATAAGATATTCGCTGCCGCCGTCTTTCTTGACAAAATCGCACATGCCGCCGGTGGAAAGCACCTGGTCGGCCAGGTAGCGCGACGCCTTGGGCGCCTCGGGATGGATGAGCACCGCTGCATCGGGATGGAGCGCTTTGGCCTGTTTGATCATGTCGGGCATGACGCGCACATGCGTGGGGCAGAACCCGTCCCAAAGCACCATGGTGCGGCCGGTCTTTTCCTGCACCCATCCGCCAAGGTGCTTGTCGGGCACGAAAATGATCCCCTGCTCCTTGGGCAACTGCGACACGATTTTCACGGCGTTGGAGCTGGTGCAGCAAATGTCCGAGAGCGCCTTTATGTCGGCTGTGGAATTGACATAGCAGATTACCAAGTGGCCTGGGTGTTTCTTTTTAAGCTCCACAAGCTCCTCGGCCGTGATCATGTCCGCCATGGGGCAACCCGCGCCCGGCTCAGGAATTATCACTTGCTTTTTGGGATTAAGAATGGCCGCGGTCTCGGCCATGAACATCACGCCGCAGAAGATAATAATGTCGGCCTTCGTTTTTGTGGCCTCAACGCTCAGGCCGTAGGAGTCGCCAACATAATCCGCGACATCCTGCACCTCTGCCGGCTGGTAGGTGTGGGCGAGGATGACGGCGTTTTTTTTTCGTTTAAGGGTTTGAATATTTTGGATGAGCGGTGGCATGGCGGTTCTGCGTAGGCGCTCACTTGACATACGGTGAAAGAGAGCGCAGCCGGTCAACGATGCCGGGCATCACTTCAAGGACCGCGTCGATGTCCGCGTCCGCGGTATAGCGGCTCAGGCTGAAGCGGATCGAGCTGTGGGCGAGGGTGTAGGGAATGCCCATGGCCATCATGACGTGCGAGGGCTCGAGCGAGCCGCTCGTGCAGGCCGATCCGGACGACGCGGCGATTCCTTTCTCGTCAAGCAAGAGCAGGATGCCCTCGCCTTCGATGAATTCGAAGCTGATGTTGGTGGTATTGGGCAGCCGCAGGGCCTGGTCGCCGTTGAGGTGCGCGGCCTTGCACGTGGAAAGGAGCCCGGCCTCGAGTTTATCGCGCAGCTTTTTCACGCGGGTGTTTTCCTCTTCCATATGTTTCTGCGCGAGCTCGCAGGCCTTGCCGAGCCCCACGATGGATGCGACGTTTTCGGTGCCGGCGCGCATGCCGCGTTCCTGGTGCCCGCCTACGAGGAACGGCGACAGTTTTGTTCCGGCGCGAACGTACAGCGCGGCAACACCTTTCGGCGCATGGAGCTTGTGTCCGGAAAGCGACAGCATGTCAATTGAATTTTTCTTCATGTTAATGGGTATTTTCCCCACCGCCTGCACCGCGTCGGTGTGGAACACCGCGCCCTTGGCATGCGCCATTTCGGCAAGCTTTTCAACAGGGAACAGAACGCCGGTCTCGTTGTTCGCCCACATGAAGGTGAGGAGTGTGTCCCCGTCAAGGGGGCATGCGTCAAGCTGTTGGGTGTGCAGCAGCCCGCTGCCGTCAACGGCGATTTCCAGAACGTCGAAGCCGTCCGCCTTGAGGCCGTGGCACAGGGTCCGGATTGCCGGATGCTCGACCGTGGAGGTGATGACGCGCGAACGGCCCTTATGCGCCTTTGTAAAGCCGACCACGGCCATGCTGTCGCTCTCCGAGCCGCAGCTGGTGAAGAAAATCTCCTCGGAGTGCGCTCCGATGAGCGCGGCCACCTGCGCCCGCGCCGCGTCGACGTTGCGGCGCACCAGGCCGCCGAACCGGTGTATGCTCGACGGGTTGCCGTAGCGGTCCTTCAAGAACGGTAGCATCGCGTCGAGGACTTCGGGCGCGACGCTCGTGGTGGCGTTGTTGTCGAGATAGATGACTTTATCCGTAATTGACCTCGGAAAATTTTACCGGATAAAAATACATCTCCATGGTAGGGTTGATGTTAGAATTTTAAATGATGAAGATTGTAAAATAAATGTTGTCAATATGCTGGTCGAAGCTTCGGCTCTGGCCGGCGTTGAGAGGGGCTGTCGTTGGACTGTAGGGAATGCTGGCCTTACGTTACCGGCCGTCAACCACAATGCATTTATTCGATGTATTTTTACCGACGACAAATAAATGGCCTCTCGTTGATGGCAGTGTTGAGCGAGGGCCCAGTTGAAGCAGTTGCATGTGCGCCGTTTTTAGCGTACTTGAAATAGATGAGGTGGAAGTATAAATCTGGTTCCATGCACCTGTAAGCGTGTCCATTTGATATACAGGTTGAGGGCAAGTTAGTGTAATAGTGAGGCTATGCGCTAGATTTCTGTCTTTGTTAAACACGAGAAGATAACTTTTGTTATCGCTGCCAAAAAATGACCCTACCATAAAGCTTTGCTGCGACGAGGCAATAGACGTGATCAGCCGTTCAGTTGCTGGTACAGTCGCTAGCCCGGTCTCATTCGAGCAACCGGCGTAGCCTGTATCTATTGAGCTTTCGTGGTAAGTGCCGACACGTGTAAGCGACATAAGGGTCGGACCCATTATTTCCACTTGGGCGTTTATATTTTGGGCCCAATAATATATTGGAAATTTATTGTTATTGGGGTCAACCAATGCGTCGGTGTATCCGTCCGTTTGGTCTTGGGTATACGTATAATATATCAATCCTTTTGCGCCGTACACAATCGGTGCAAAGGCCTCAAACTGAAGGTTTGGCTGTGTAAGAGGGGCCATTCCGGTTATATCCGTGGAGTAAGGGAATGCCCAAAAGGTCATTCCTCGTTTGGCAGTTTCAGTACTGAATAGATCGAGGTTTTGAAAATAACGAGTCATCCCGTCCGGTTCATTATAACTTGTCCACACGCCTCCGCTTTGGAACGGGTAGTAATCAAAACTCGCGACTGAACTCCCGCTATTATCTAAATAATAGGTCACGTAATTGCAATAGTCGGACCATCCAAGTGGCGGGAAGTAACCATAATTACAAAAAGGTAAAAGGTTTGCCCACGTAATGTGATTTGGATCTTGGCTGCTGAATGCTGATACCCAATTAACAGCTCTAGTGAGTTCAGTGGTAGACCCAGGTTCGTCCCAGACAAAATATCCCATAACCGCATTTCGCGCAGCGGCAGAGAGCACGGCTCCACATGGATCGGTCTGCCCAAGATAATTTGCAACCACAGCAGGAACCGTTGTGGAAATGTTGCTTGCCAAATCTTTATAATACCTGTTATCTAAAATCATATAAGAAAGGCCCGGTACACTTGCTACACGATCCAGTTTATAGTGAATGCTTGGATATATTCCATTTCCCGGGCAGTCCTCAAAATTCCCGTCACTTCCAGCCATACCTCCCAAGGTGTTGAAATGTGCAGCCCTACAATCCGTCAGCCTCTGTTGGTCGGTCGCTGGAACACCAGTAAAATAGGGGTCCCACCATGTTCCTATTATAAACTGACTTTGTTTGGCTGCCCCAAAAACGTACGACGCAAACCAAAGAAACAGGCACGTTGCAATAGGTAAAATTGGGCATTTCATATTGTTTTCCTATGGAATTGACTTTGTGAAGTTAGTGAAAACGCGCAACCTGTGGAGCTTGTTAGTTTGAACAGGTAGCATGTTTTCTTCAATTTGAGCATGCCATTCTCAACTTAAATTGTATTTAAATCTACTGAATAGCGAAACCATATATGACTGCGCCTGGCGTATTAAGGGCCGCGCAATTTCCGGTGTTTGGAACAAATGCTGGGGCACCGACCCAACAGTTTGTTGCACCCGTTGCGTAGGCTGTAAGAACCATAGCATATATCCTATTGAATTGGTCAACACCAAAATGTTGTGCATCTTGGAGCACGATAAATCGATTACTTCCACCAGTGGTATTTATTGTGAATTCAAACCTGGTGTCGGAACAATTCATGACAAGGGTCACCTTTCCGTTAGTATCCGCAAAAGAAGGAACTGCAAGCGCAAATGCTATGCACAAGCACACGGCAATTTTTTTCAACATATAAACTCCTTTTCAATAGAATTTTATTTTTGGTTATATTTAAAAGACAGCAATGGCCTTATTAGTTCTGTTCTTTAATAATGAAAAAGATAAATACCCGGTTGGCAAGGCGCAAGAAAAAAGTTGATATAAGGCTTTTATCTTGTCAATGCCTTATACAGCATCGATCGCAAACTCGTGTCCCCGTCATACACGTCATACAGGAAATGCAGACGGTCGAACAGCTCGCTGGTATCTTTCTCCAGGTCGAGCAGGTATGTCATGGCCTTGTCGCCGAGGATGCGGCCGGGCCTGCACAGCGCGGGTTGAGAAAAGGACACATACACCCGGCAGGTGAGCGGCCGCAGTGCGTAAATGGAGCATGATCCGTTTTTGTCAAGCAGCGGGCACGGCCTGTTCATCTGGTAAAAGCTCGACAGCGCGACGTCGTACGGGTCGATGTCGCCCAGGGCCGCACGCTCTTTTACGTCTGATATCCGCAGCGCCACGGTCTTTTTGATATGATCAAGACATTCGACGTCGCCGCGAAGCGTTTTTATTATCCCCGCGATGTCGCTGGAGCGTTTCTTTTTCAGATAATCGGCTATATACTGCACCTCAAACGAATACGTGTCCTCGGGCCAGTGGTTGCAGCAGATGCCGCAGTTTTTTCCGCACCCGACCTTGAGCGGATGGCCGGCGAGCACTTTTTTCTGGTAGCACGCAAACAGGGAGAGGATTTCCCGATAACGGCGAATAAACCGTTTGTCAAGGCAGGAAAAATAATGGTGCTTTATTAATGATAAAAGCAAGTGCACGATTTGCTTCTCGATCATGAGCGCCGGTGTCGGGACAACCGGATTGGGCCGGCTCTGGACGGCTGTTTTTGCCGAAGTTCGGACGGATTTCTTTGGCATTACTTGGGAAGCCCTATGAAGAAGTTGCTGTAATGGAGGCCAAGGAGTAAGGCTATGGTAGGATCATACGTGAGAGGAGAGGAAACATTATCCCTGTTTTGAATCCACCGGTTGTGCAGGGCGAACCGCGCGTCAATGAAATTCTTGTAGTATCCTCCCACCTGCAGGCAGGCATCAAAGGTGTTCTCGACCGTGCCCGAGGGGAACTGCGGCTCGTTCCGGTAGCCGAGAATGTCGGGCCAGTTTGGGAATTTTACGGAGTCGTTCCATTTTGTTGACAAGCGGTTCTGGCCGCGGCGGCTGTAA
The Chitinivibrionales bacterium genome window above contains:
- the argJ gene encoding bifunctional glutamate N-acetyltransferase/amino-acid acetyltransferase ArgJ — encoded protein: MNHAPSVKRPKIREIDGGVTAARGFFAAGLAAGIKVSGGRDCGILASRAPCSAAGAFTTNAVRASSVDWCESILPSKNVRAVFANSGNANACTGARGKRDTKKIATMVGSLFGARPGAVCVASTGVIGHFLPMEKIRKHLPALHKAAEESARGGSAFVDAIMTTDTKKKEAAVRVETAAGCYTIGGCAKGSGMISPNMATMLSFVTTDASVDPALLNAIVKSVVDRTYNNLTVDGDTSTNDMVLVLANGLSCVSIAGATEAGVFRGALFTVCDALCRKIAADGEGATKRVEVRVSGGRTVVDANRAAKAVANSCLVKTALFGNDPNWGRILCAVGYSGAAFSSDRLTLSLCGRRVFAKGRPLPFPAKKLSDKMKEKVVVIDVDLGNGKECAVVHTCDLTYDYIKINAEYHT
- a CDS encoding LysM peptidoglycan-binding domain-containing protein, coding for MRPNLCPKGNNLKKDFALKRKFLLGLPPLIFILSFSLAQPPEQTYIIKKGDCLWDIAFRFLGDPFKWSQIWHQNPYITNPDLIYPGNNLVIGGSGQPAGAETTPYSGGGASGLGQGAVSGGSSGQEEFSSETRQALEESEQKSGFGVSGKKSLLEGSMLSDTLFRLIMENRNYFTEEFLAKTAFLWFKKDEKGLVFPGNASLRKVSAEVLGKYETEVYQQFDDVIIEPFGAASYRVGDTVDIYHSDRMVLYQGRQANLVRRVAKAAIRSSKGKNFYATLFKLWDVIESGDRVDRETQFPSPAIDSLEDPPVAIKGSVFLLVENTVHSYPYHSFILDRGSKDGVVFGDLFAIAPKNNTIPDRPCAFACALNVGETSSTLVIERLFTTVEAGDIAVIVKRIKFKQ
- the thiE gene encoding thiamine phosphate synthase, with amino-acid sequence MNILPAFGFYGILTDPARGYEFCTKLFVDHEVAFVQLRMKEKPENLVLETARLMRQITAGTRTRLIINDNPYIAKKAAADGVHIGQNDMPFDKARKIVGKDSIIGMSTHSVKQIRDACMLKPDYAGVGPVFATPTKKIPDPVIGIDGTREMLACATVPAVAIGGITLDNLSLVLEAGAKNFCMVRPITTAQDPERVLKEILKIYKNFNDPASGQ
- a CDS encoding YkgJ family cysteine cluster protein → MPKKSVRTSAKTAVQSRPNPVVPTPALMIEKQIVHLLLSLIKHHYFSCLDKRFIRRYREILSLFACYQKKVLAGHPLKVGCGKNCGICCNHWPEDTYSFEVQYIADYLKKKRSSDIAGIIKTLRGDVECLDHIKKTVALRISDVKERAALGDIDPYDVALSSFYQMNRPCPLLDKNGSCSIYALRPLTCRVYVSFSQPALCRPGRILGDKAMTYLLDLEKDTSELFDRLHFLYDVYDGDTSLRSMLYKALTR
- the nifS gene encoding cysteine desulfurase NifS, which gives rise to MTDKVIYLDNNATTSVAPEVLDAMLPFLKDRYGNPSSIHRFGGLVRRNVDAARAQVAALIGAHSEEIFFTSCGSESDSMAVVGFTKAHKGRSRVITSTVEHPAIRTLCHGLKADGFDVLEIAVDGSGLLHTQQLDACPLDGDTLLTFMWANNETGVLFPVEKLAEMAHAKGAVFHTDAVQAVGKIPINMKKNSIDMLSLSGHKLHAPKGVAALYVRAGTKLSPFLVGGHQERGMRAGTENVASIVGLGKACELAQKHMEEENTRVKKLRDKLEAGLLSTCKAAHLNGDQALRLPNTTNISFEFIEGEGILLLLDEKGIAASSGSACTSGSLEPSHVMMAMGIPYTLAHSSIRFSLSRYTADADIDAVLEVMPGIVDRLRSLSPYVK
- the glgC gene encoding glucose-1-phosphate adenylyltransferase, whose protein sequence is MSNYRSSIGYPNVLGMIMAGGEGSRLHPLTKERAKPAVYFGGKYRIIDFVLNNFINSGIFKIKVLTQFKSDSLIKHLTAGWNLNRMLGQYIDPVPAQMRTGKNWYMGTADAVFQNFNLIEDENPDYIAVFGADHIYKMDISQMLDFHRHVGAVATVAAIPKPLEEASAFGIIEIDPDGRMIGFEEKPKQPKPIPGNPRMALVSMGNYIFNRKFLVRELFNDASLSGSTHDFGKDVIPKIFHNYPIYVWDFSNNRIPGETPQQNIYWKDVGSIDAYYEANMTLRDVVPEINLYNEAWPIRTAPGQSPPAKFVFSGEKEEKRKGEALDSILSGGCIVSGGRIVRSVLSRGVRVHSFAVVEDCIIFPDVQISEKAHIRRTIIDRGVKIMPGERIGYDPDEDRKRFTVSDSGIVVISQPSKNILP
- the nadA gene encoding quinolinate synthase NadA, coding for MPPLIQNIQTLKRKKNAVILAHTYQPAEVQDVADYVGDSYGLSVEATKTKADIIIFCGVMFMAETAAILNPKKQVIIPEPGAGCPMADMITAEELVELKKKHPGHLVICYVNSTADIKALSDICCTSSNAVKIVSQLPKEQGIIFVPDKHLGGWVQEKTGRTMVLWDGFCPTHVRVMPDMIKQAKALHPDAAVLIHPEAPKASRYLADQVLSTGGMCDFVKKDGGSEYLIATETGIIHTLQKQNPAKKFYPVTEHALCPNMKKTSLELVAEALEGAAGQVVSVPPDIAEKARRSLTRMLEMSR